The sequence AAGGTTGATAAGTTTAGAAGTTTGGTTTTCTTTTTTCAAGAAACGCAGAAACTCCTTCTTTTTTATCATCAAGTTCAAAAAGCTCTCCAAAATAGGTAATTTCGGTTTCAAAACCTTTATCCGTATCAGATAAGTTCACAGCGTGAATTGCCTTGGAAATTGCCATCGGTGAATTGTGGGCAATTACGTTTGCTAATTCTTTTGTTTTAGTTAATAATTCTTCAATAGGATATACTTCATTTACCAATCCGGTTTCTTTTGCTCTTTGGGCAGGAACCATTTTGGCAGAGAAGATCATTTCGTTGGCGATGCCTTTTCCTACAAGCTTCGGCAGTCTCTGAGTACCTCCATAACCCGGAATTAATCCCAGTGTTACTTCCGGAAGACCCAATCTTGCATTTTCCGATGCGTATCTGATGTGGCAAGCCATTGCAAGCTCCAGACCTCCTCCCAATGCAAAACCGTTTACGGCTGCAATCACAGGTTTGGTCATATTTTCAATTTTGTTGAATAAAATGTTTTGTCCGTTTCTGGCAAGCTCTTCTGCCTTTTCTTTTCCAAAATCACTAAATTCTTTAATGTCCGCTCCTGCAACGAAAGATTTTTCCCCACTTCCTGTAATGATGATCACCCTACAAGATGGGTCAGAATTTAATTCGTCCAGCGCTGAACTGATTTCCTTAATCGTTTGAGCATTTAATGCATTTAAACTTTCAGGTCTGTTTATAGTAATGATAGATACTTTATCTTCTTTATTTAATAATATATTTTCGTAACTCATTTTCCACATTAAAATATTATCTCGTGCAAATTATAAATTTTTTATAAAAAAAAGGAAAAAATATTAACTTTTTTTCCTCTTAATGAAATTATTGTTCAATATAATTATTTTGAGTGATTCATCATATTGGGATCAATAATGACATTCAGTTGAGATGCCACTTTCATGCCAAGCTCAATATTAGCCCTGAAAAAATGGCATAACTGGCGGTTGATGATCTCGTCTTTTTTTGGTCCGTTGATGGCTCTCATGCTTCCGACAATATTATTGACAAGATTCTGTCGGTCTTCCGGACTCATCGCTTTGGAATAAAGCAATCCGGGCTGAGTATAATGATCGTCATCATTTTCATTTCGGTTGTAAGACGCTACATGAGCGCTGTCCAGTTCATATTCGTAATTTTTATAGGAAATATCTGCTTTGATATCATCAAAACTATTGGGATGATAATTCGGTTTATCCTGATACTGGCTGGAATCTGCCATGAAACCGTCACGCTGATAATTATTAACAGCAAACGGGCATCTGTTCACTTCCAGTTGATGAGAATTCACTCCCACTCTGTATCTGTGAGCATCCGGATAGGAAAATAATCTTCCCTGAAGCATTTTATCGGGTGAAAAGCTGATTCCGTTAATTAAATTGCTTGGTGAAAAAGTAGATTGCTCTACATGAGCAAAATAATTGACGGGAACTTCATTAAGCTCCATTTCTCCCACTTCGATCATCGGGAAATCTTCATGGAACCATACTTTCGTTACATCAAAAGGATTCCATCTGAAATCTCTTGCCTGATCTTCTGTCATGACCTGGATGTACATGGTCCATTTCGGGAAATCTCCATTTTCAATGGCGTTGCAAAGGTCTTCCTGAGCAAAATCAGGATTTTCTCCTGCCATTTTTACCGCTTCAGAATCTGTGAAATTTTTAATTCCCTGCTTTGTTTTGAAATGGAATTTCACCCAAACTCGCTCATTTTTATCATTAATCATCGAGAATGTATGGGAGCCGAAACCGTGCATATGTCTATAGCCATGAGGTGTTCCCCTGTCTGACATTAAAATTAAAACCTGATGCAAAGATTCTGGATTCAGGCTCCAGAAATCCCACATCATTGTTGCGCTTTTCAGATTGGTTTTCGGAACTCTTTTTTGAGTATGAATAAAATCAGGAAACTTTT is a genomic window of Chryseobacterium wanjuense containing:
- a CDS encoding enoyl-CoA hydratase-related protein → MSYENILLNKEDKVSIITINRPESLNALNAQTIKEISSALDELNSDPSCRVIIITGSGEKSFVAGADIKEFSDFGKEKAEELARNGQNILFNKIENMTKPVIAAVNGFALGGGLELAMACHIRYASENARLGLPEVTLGLIPGYGGTQRLPKLVGKGIANEMIFSAKMVPAQRAKETGLVNEVYPIEELLTKTKELANVIAHNSPMAISKAIHAVNLSDTDKGFETEITYFGELFELDDKKEGVSAFLEKRKPNF
- a CDS encoding catalase, with protein sequence MDSKKLTLSSGAPYYEHQDSQTVGPRGPVLLQDFILQENLAHFVRERIPERIVHAKGSGAYGTFTVTHDISNYTKAKLFSKVGNSCRMFARFSTVGGEKGSADTARDPRGFALKFYTEDGNWDLVGNNTPVFFIKDAKKFPDFIHTQKRVPKTNLKSATMMWDFWSLNPESLHQVLILMSDRGTPHGYRHMHGFGSHTFSMINDKNERVWVKFHFKTKQGIKNFTDSEAVKMAGENPDFAQEDLCNAIENGDFPKWTMYIQVMTEDQARDFRWNPFDVTKVWFHEDFPMIEVGEMELNEVPVNYFAHVEQSTFSPSNLINGISFSPDKMLQGRLFSYPDAHRYRVGVNSHQLEVNRCPFAVNNYQRDGFMADSSQYQDKPNYHPNSFDDIKADISYKNYEYELDSAHVASYNRNENDDDHYTQPGLLYSKAMSPEDRQNLVNNIVGSMRAINGPKKDEIINRQLCHFFRANIELGMKVASQLNVIIDPNMMNHSK